Below is a genomic region from Pseudomonas berkeleyensis.
ACGACTACCTGCGTTGGGTCGGCCAGCAGTTCGCTGATCAGTGCGCCTATGGCGAGTCGGTGGTTCGCGTAGAACCGGTGCACGGCGCCCAGGGTATCGACCAATTGCGAGTGATCTCCGTCGACAGCCAGGGCAACGAGCGTTTTCGTCTGGCGCGTTCCATCGTCCTCAGTACCGGTGGCACTCCGCGGATTCCCTCGGCCTTCTCCCATCTGCGTGATGATGCGCGAGTTTTCCATCACGCCCAGTATCTGGAGCGCATGGCCAGCCAGCCCTGCACTCGCCATGAGCCGATGCGCGTCGCCGTGGTTGGCGGTGGCCAGAGTGCGGCAGAAGCCTTCATCGACCTCAACGACAGCTACCCATCGGTGCAGGTGGACATGATCCTGCGTGCGGCAGTGCTCAAGCCGGCTGACGACAGCCCATTCGTCAACGAGATATTCACCCCCGACTACACCGATCTGGTATTCAACGAGCCTGAGGCCGAGCGTGAAAAGCTGATTCAGGAGTACCACAACACCAATTATTCGGTGGTCGACCTGGATCTGATCGAGCGTATCTACGGCATCTTCTATCGGCAGAAGGTGGCCAAACAGGCGCGCCATGGTTTCCTGTGCCGGCGCACGGTGGAAAGCGCCCGTGCCAGCGACGAGGGTATCGAGCTGGCGCTGCGCGACAGCGCCACCGGTGGTGTGGAGAGCAAGCGCTACGATGCGGTGATCCTCGCCACCGGTTACGAGCGCAACTCGCACCGTGAGTTGCTGGCGCCACTGCAGGAATACCTGGGTGACTTCCGCGTCGAGCGCGACTACCGCGTACGCGCCGATGCACGCCTACGGGCGGGCATCTATCTGCAGGGTTTCAGCCAGAGCAGCCACGGCCTGAGCGACACCTTGCTGTCGGTGTTACCGATACGTGCTCAGGAGATTTCTCAATCGCTATTCGAGCACTTGCCGGCGGCAATTTCGACTCAGTCTCGGGCGCTGGAAAGTGCCTGAGTTGATTCGACTAAATATTTTCATCTGCCATCCGTCTTGAGGTTTTCGAGGTGATATCCATGCCCGGTGTTTCCCTGGCCCTGCCTGATGGGCGCACGCTGCTGGTCGATGGCGGCGCACATGAGCTGACTCTGCTGCTCGATGGCCAGCCGCTGCTGCGCGCCGAGCGTCAGGACGAGGTCTGGTGGCTGCAGGGACGCGATATGCCGCTTGCAGTCTGGGCGTTTGCCTACCAGGCGTTTGCGATCGATCCAGCCTGCCAGAGACTGTTGCTGAAGCTGGACGATTGCCCCGCTGCGCTGGTGCAAGGGGGGCTGCTCAGCCCTGAGGCGGGTGGCCTCTGGCAGGTGCAGCGCTCGATGTTCTGGCAATTGCCCATGCCCTGGCGACGCGGGGCGGCCAGCGAGAGCTATCCGCAGCGTTTCGTGCTCAGCGATGGGCGGCGCCACCCGCAGCGCCCGCCGAAGCCCGATGGTGAACTGTATCGGCGTTTCGACAGGCGCCTGGGCAACTGGATCTCGCTACGTGCGCTGGATATCGCGGTCGACCTGGAGCGTTTCAGTCGCTGGCAGAACCACCCACGGGTGGCCGAGTTCTGGCAGGAGCAGGGTAGCCTCGAGCAGCACCGAGAATACCTGGAGCGGCTGGCGGCCGATCCACACGTGTTGACTCTGATCGGGTGTTTCGACGATCAGCCGTTCGCCTATTTCGAGGCTTACTGGGCCAAGGAGGATCGCATAGCGCCTTTCTATGCGGTCGATGACTACGATCGAGGTATCCACATGCTGGTCGGCGAGGAAGATCATCGCGGGCCGCACAAGGTGGAGAGCTGGCTATCGGCGCTGGTGCATTATCTGTTGCTGGATGAACCGCGTACCCAGCGTATCGTTGCCGAGCCGCGTGCCGACAATCAGCGGATGATCGACCACATGCAGCGTCTGGGCTTTTGGCAGGAGAAAGAGTTCGATTTCCCGCACAAGCGCGCTGCATTGATGGTGCAAAGTCGCGAGCGCTTCTTCGACCGATGCCGATTGTGCTGAGTCGTTTCTCTAGAGCTCGCAGGGGGTGGCGATGATTGCCGCCCTCGCTCCGCTATTTTTTGGCGAGTTTGCGAGTTATCGCGACGTACTGACCACCTTCGACGACCCGCGGCCATCGCTGCCGGTACGCCGACTCCTGCAAACGGCTCAACTCGATGCGGTCTTGCAGCGCTTCGACCCCTTGCACGCCGGCCAGGATCGCCGAGCACTGGCCTCGCAGTGGTCCAAGCACTATCTGGTTCGACTGATTCCGCCGGTGGTCGCCGCGGCGTTGGTGTTGGGGCATCGTCTGCCCTTGGCGCTCGATGCCATCGAGGTGGTGCTGGACGAGCAGGGGCTGCCAGAGGCCTTCAAGTTGCCTAGCGATGGTGAACCTTTTGCTGCGCCGCCGTCCGATGCCTTTCAGCGTTTCGCCGAGCTGACCGACCATCTGCAGACGTTCATCCAGATACTGGCGACGGAGGCACGGTTGTCGCCCAAGGTGCTCTGGAGCAATGCGGGCAATTACCTGGAATGGTTCGTGGGGGAAATGGGCAAGGTCTTGCCTCCCTCGCTATTGGTTCACGGTCACGAACTGATGGAACAGGAGCGGCGTGCCGATGGCGTTCGCAACCCTTTGTTCCGGCCGATTCGGTATGTGCCGGTCAGCCAGGCGCTGCGCCCCGACGGCCTCTGGCGTCAGCGCAGGGTGTGCTGCATTCGTTATCGCCTGGACAGCCTCGGGCATTGCGATAACTGTCCCTTGCTCGATCAGCCTCTGCCTCTTACCAGCGATCTGTAGCGCTCGCTCAGTGCAGGTAGCTGATCGGCGAGCCGTCCACGGGATTGGCCATCACGCCCATGGGGAGGCCATAGATACGCTCCAGGGTCTCACCGTGCATCAGCTCGGCTGGGCTGCCCTGAGCCAGTAGGTGGCCGCTGTGCAAGGCCAGCAGTTCGTCGCAGTAGCGCGCAGCCATATTGATGTCGTGCAGCACCACCAGTACGCCCAGGCCCAGTTCACGGCTGAGATCGCTGACACGCGACAGGACTTCGACCTGATGGGCGATATCCAGCGCCGAGGTGGGCTCGTCGAGCAGCAGGTAGCGGGTGTTCTGTGCCAGCAGCATGGCCAACCAGACGCGCTGGCGCTCGCCGCCGGAGAGCTGATCGACCAGGCGTTCGGCAAACGCGCTGGTGTCGGTCAACTCCATGGCGCGCTGGATGTGCGCCCGATCCTCTGCGCCAAAGCGACCGAGCGCGCCATGCCACGGGTAACGGCCGAAGCCCACCAGTTCACGTACGGTCAGGCCATCGGTCTGCGGCAGTTGTTGTGGCAGGTAGGCGACCTGCTGGGCGAAGTCGCGTTGACCCCAGGCGTCCAAGGCTTTGCCGTTGAGCCGGATATTGCCAGCGCTGGGCTGTTGTTGGCGTGCCAGCAGTTTGATGAGGGTGGATTTGCCCGAGCCGTTGTGACCGATCAGGCCGACCATCTGCCCGGGGGCAATGCGCAGGTTCAGGGGGTGCAGCAAGGTGCGTTCAGGAATGCTGAAGCTGGCGCTTTCCAATTCGAACATGGGGCCATCCGCGGGAGTGGATTTCGGTAAGGCCGCCAATCTAATTCAAACGCTAATCGTTATCAATTTTGCCGTGTGTTTCGCCTGGGTTACTGCGTGATTGGCTGGGGAAAGGCTTGTACGTCGTACAAGCCTTCATGCGGGGCTCAGGCCTGCCGTTGATCCTCGGCCCAGCACACGGCAGCGGTGAAGACCACGTCGGTGGAGGAGTTGATGGCGGTTTCCGCCGAGTCCTGCACGATGCCGATGATGAAGCCGATGGCCACCACCTGCATGGCGACGTCGTTGGGGATGCCGAACAGGCCGCAGGCCAGTGGAATCAGCAGCAACGAGCCGCCTGCGACACCAGAGGCGCCGCAGGCGCAGACCGCAGCGACCACGCTGAGCAGCAGGGCGGTCGGCAGATCGACGGCAATGCCCAGGGTATGCACTGCCGCCAGACTCAACACGCTGATGGTGATGGCGGCGCCGGCCATGTTGATCGTGGCGCCGAGCGGGATGGAGACCGAGTAGGTTTCTTCGTGCAGGTTCAGATCCTTGCACAGCTGCAGGTTGACCGGGATGTTCGCGGCCGAGCTGCGCGTGAAGAACGCAGTGATCGCGCTGCCGCGCAGGCAGGTCAGCACCAGCGGGTAGGGGTTGCGGCGGATTTTCCAGTACACCAGCAGCGGGTTGACCACCAGCGCCACCAACAGCATGCAGCCGACCAGCACGGCGAGCAGGTGCAGATAGCCGAGCAGGGCGTCCAGGCCGGAGTCGGCCAGGGTAGCGGCGATCAGGCCGAAGATGCCCAGTGGAGCGAGACGAATCACCATGCGTACGATGCGGGTGATGCCGTCGGACAGTTCTCCAAGCAGTTGCTTGCTGCCCGCACTGGCGTGCCGGAACACCAGGCCCAGGGCGATGGCCCAGGCCAGAATGCCGATGTAGTTGGCGTTGAGCAGGGCGTTGATCGGATTGTCGACCACATTGAACAGCAGGGTGCGCAGCACTTCGGCGATACCACCGGGGGGGCTCAGTTCCGTTGCCGGGCTGCTCAGTACCAGGCTCGACGGAAACAGGAAGCTGGCCGCGACGCCAATCAGCGCTGCCGACAGCGTGCCGATCAGGTACATCACCAGAATCGGACGAATATGGGTCTGCTGGCCGTGTTGGTGGTTGGCGATGGACGCGGTGA
It encodes:
- a CDS encoding ATP-binding cassette domain-containing protein; the protein is MFELESASFSIPERTLLHPLNLRIAPGQMVGLIGHNGSGKSTLIKLLARQQQPSAGNIRLNGKALDAWGQRDFAQQVAYLPQQLPQTDGLTVRELVGFGRYPWHGALGRFGAEDRAHIQRAMELTDTSAFAERLVDQLSGGERQRVWLAMLLAQNTRYLLLDEPTSALDIAHQVEVLSRVSDLSRELGLGVLVVLHDINMAARYCDELLALHSGHLLAQGSPAELMHGETLERIYGLPMGVMANPVDGSPISYLH
- a CDS encoding lysine N(6)-hydroxylase/L-ornithine N(5)-oxygenase family protein; translated protein: MTQLIVPTYDVLGIGFGPSNLALAIALQEQAEREGRAYHALFLDRQQDYRWHGNTLVSQSELQISFLKDLVTLRNPSSPYSFVNYLHAQGRLVDFINLGTFYPCRLEYNDYLRWVGQQFADQCAYGESVVRVEPVHGAQGIDQLRVISVDSQGNERFRLARSIVLSTGGTPRIPSAFSHLRDDARVFHHAQYLERMASQPCTRHEPMRVAVVGGGQSAAEAFIDLNDSYPSVQVDMILRAAVLKPADDSPFVNEIFTPDYTDLVFNEPEAEREKLIQEYHNTNYSVVDLDLIERIYGIFYRQKVAKQARHGFLCRRTVESARASDEGIELALRDSATGGVESKRYDAVILATGYERNSHRELLAPLQEYLGDFRVERDYRVRADARLRAGIYLQGFSQSSHGLSDTLLSVLPIRAQEISQSLFEHLPAAISTQSRALESA
- a CDS encoding GNAT family N-acetyltransferase, which gives rise to MPGVSLALPDGRTLLVDGGAHELTLLLDGQPLLRAERQDEVWWLQGRDMPLAVWAFAYQAFAIDPACQRLLLKLDDCPAALVQGGLLSPEAGGLWQVQRSMFWQLPMPWRRGAASESYPQRFVLSDGRRHPQRPPKPDGELYRRFDRRLGNWISLRALDIAVDLERFSRWQNHPRVAEFWQEQGSLEQHREYLERLAADPHVLTLIGCFDDQPFAYFEAYWAKEDRIAPFYAVDDYDRGIHMLVGEEDHRGPHKVESWLSALVHYLLLDEPRTQRIVAEPRADNQRMIDHMQRLGFWQEKEFDFPHKRAALMVQSRERFFDRCRLC
- the sstT gene encoding serine/threonine transporter SstT translates to MTATTQPLLRRIARISLVGQIAIGLIAGIALALLAPEAASSIALLGEVFIAALKAVAPVLVLVLVTASIANHQHGQQTHIRPILVMYLIGTLSAALIGVAASFLFPSSLVLSSPATELSPPGGIAEVLRTLLFNVVDNPINALLNANYIGILAWAIALGLVFRHASAGSKQLLGELSDGITRIVRMVIRLAPLGIFGLIAATLADSGLDALLGYLHLLAVLVGCMLLVALVVNPLLVYWKIRRNPYPLVLTCLRGSAITAFFTRSSAANIPVNLQLCKDLNLHEETYSVSIPLGATINMAGAAITISVLSLAAVHTLGIAVDLPTALLLSVVAAVCACGASGVAGGSLLLIPLACGLFGIPNDVAMQVVAIGFIIGIVQDSAETAINSSTDVVFTAAVCWAEDQRQA
- the fhuF gene encoding siderophore-iron reductase FhuF, translated to MIAALAPLFFGEFASYRDVLTTFDDPRPSLPVRRLLQTAQLDAVLQRFDPLHAGQDRRALASQWSKHYLVRLIPPVVAAALVLGHRLPLALDAIEVVLDEQGLPEAFKLPSDGEPFAAPPSDAFQRFAELTDHLQTFIQILATEARLSPKVLWSNAGNYLEWFVGEMGKVLPPSLLVHGHELMEQERRADGVRNPLFRPIRYVPVSQALRPDGLWRQRRVCCIRYRLDSLGHCDNCPLLDQPLPLTSDL